The following are encoded together in the Anopheles nili chromosome 3, idAnoNiliSN_F5_01, whole genome shotgun sequence genome:
- the LOC128724490 gene encoding protein extra-macrochaetae-like has translation MKALTGMCPNSAGAGASLTAIATGRVQRHREGENDEIKLYLSKLRELVPSMPKNRKLTKLEVIQNVIDYICDLQNALNSHPSANSFDPLVALQQHQQPIGYTAMVEPIDTATSAASRQPLGVRAAPNTILPSGGNNTGGSFLGVIG, from the coding sequence atgaaAGCCCTTACTGGCATGTGCCCGAACAGTGCAGGTGCAGGCGCGTCGCTGACGGCAATTGCAACCGGTCGGGTGCAGCGCCATCGCGAAGGTGAAAATGACGAAATCAAGCTGTACCTTTCAAAGCTGCGGGAGCTGGTCCCGTCGATGCCGAAGAACCGCAAGCTGACAAAGCTCGAAGTGATACAGAACGTCATCGATTACATCTGCGATCTGCAGAATGCGCTTAATTCGCATCCGTCCGCCAACAGCTTCGATCCGTTGGTTGCTttgcagcaacatcagcaacccATCGGTTATACGGCGATGGTGGAACCAATCGATACGGCCACATCGGCAGCATCCCGGCAGCCATTGGGTGTTCGAGCAGCACCTAACACAATCTTACCGAGTGGAGGCAACAATACGGGCGGATCATTCCTCGGTGTTATCGGC
- the LOC128724491 gene encoding serpin B5-like: MAWAALLASCVTIDTPPDPTTDDAIVDANVKFTLEYFKASYDERNNYVASPYHVRLALSMFYPLAGAAVQEDFRIAFGLPDDTDTTVEQQIRLARRMNETDGRCLKALSFVLVEQSLQLDANFERLFMHTYDTTLEPVDLTDDIPSAAAVNSFYRMANTEIDDFICEGDVFSLDPCFKLMLFSGVSVLSPLSVRFRATETTLGCFRFVNAPEKRVPIMRTTATIRRCLHNELRCAVVDIPFDEPSGLSLLLLLPNEGTELRQVVSTLTSKHLEQIDEYLQPTLTELRLPVFFVREKTDTKTILGKLGYGGVFEIADLRIFRDQPRTCLSGFFQHCYLAIGDGAEGGIPAEEPAAEPTHKFHADRPFMFAVRRMADRNILQIGHYSRYIDPDEQF, translated from the exons ATGGCATGGGCGGCACTGTTGGCCAGTTGCGTGACAATCGATACACCCCCAG ATCCAACGACGGACGATGCGATTGTTGACGCAAACGTCAAATTCACTCTCGAGTATTTTAAG GCAAGCTACGATGAGCGGAACAACTATGTCGCGTCACCCTACCACGTCCGGTTAGCACTGTCCATGTTCTACCCGTTGGCCGGTGCGGCGGTGCAGGAGGACTTCCGTATCGCGTTCGGCTTACCGGATGACACGGACACCACGGTGGAGCAACAAATTCGACTGGCCCGGCGGATGAACGAAACGGACGGCCGCTGCCTGAAGGCGCTCTCGTTCGTGTTGGTGGAACAATCGCTTCAGCTTGACGCAAACTTCGAGCGTTTGTTTATGCACACCTACGACACCACGCTCGAGCCGGTCGATCTCACCGATGACATCCCGTCGGCGGCCGCCGTCAATTCCTTCTACCGCATGGCGAACACCGAGATCGACGATTTCATCTGCGAGGGAGACGTTTTTTCCCTCGATCCCTGCTTCAAGCTGATGCTGTTCAGTGGCGTGTCCGTGCTGTCGCCGTTAAGCGTTCGTTTCCGGGCAACCGAGACCACGTTGGGGTGCTTCCGGTTCGTGAacgcaccggaaaagcgggtgCCAATAATGCGCACAACGGCCACAATTCGCCGGTGCCTTCATAATGAGCTGCGTTGCGCCGTGGTGGACATTCCGTTCGATGAACCGAGCGGGTTGtctctgttgttgttgctgcccaATGAAGGCACGGAACTGCGGCAGGTTGTCAGCACCCTGACCAGCAAGCATTTGGAGCAAATTGACGAGTATTTACAACCCACCCTCACCGAGCTGCGGTTGCCGGTGTTTTTCGTGCGAGAAAAAACCGACACGAAAACGATCCTGGGAAAGCTCGGCTatggtggggtttttgagATCGCCGATTTGCGCATTTTCCGCGatcaaccacgcacgtgtttGAGTGGGTTTTTTCAGCACTGTTACCTTGCGATCGGGGATGGCGCTGAAGGTGGAATACCAGCGGAAGAGCCAGCAGCGGAACCGACACATAAGTTCCATGCCGATCGGCCGTTTATGTTTGCTGTGCGACGGATGGCGGATCGAAACATCCTGCAAATAGGGCACTACTCGAGGTATATTGATCCCGACGAGCAATTTTAA
- the LOC128725167 gene encoding leukocyte elastase inhibitor-like, producing MWWQQIVLLLLWVQADIGTDVRALTQLRFPFSHTNFSLSLYKAAFNPEQNVVVAPFTLQNSISMLYSIATGTTRDRLREVFALPANFTEFIVNQKLLHYTLSDAGGSEGFRMKNRIIVNGFREVDGRMRDIMHEDLGTVLMYFDFSQREGVVRRANHFLSMRTNGLIRDTVFLGDVPRQLQLIQLSAGSFRTPFASGFDARNTMARDFRSGWIEKLYQTTTMFKEGEFRFARIPELEIEVLELPFQARSDTVLWIMLPDRDAGLERIVKALEPEHFDAIQAHFTMKRADIVVPVFAIKTEFNATDFLRDTIGLEALFRLRELRFFDDHDSALDGVMHRAAISVHERSTEAGSVATVHSFSKRNAPVPYHQFYVGRSFLFALVKRSSKQLLFIGHLYKPHDLVEV from the exons ATGTGGTGGCAGCAGATCGTCCTACTGCTGTTGTGGGTCCAGGCGGACATTGGAACGGACGTGCGGGCCCTGACCCAGCTGCGCTTTCCGTTCAGCCACACCAACTTCAGCCTTAGCCTGTACAAG GCAGCCTTCAATCCGGAGCAGAACGTGGTCGTGGCTCCGTTTACGCTGCAAAACAGCATCTCGATGCTGTACTCGATCGCCACCGGAACCACACGCGATCGGTTGCGGGAAGTGTTTGCGCTTCCGGCCAACTTCACCGAGTTCATCGTTAATCAGAAGCTGCTGCATTACACGCTCAGTGACGCCGGTGGTTCGGAGGGTTTCCGCATGAAGAACCGCATCATCGTGAACGGGTTCCGGGAGGTGGACGGGCGTATGCGTGACATCATGCACGAGGACCTGGGCACGGTGTTGATGTATTTCGATTTTAGCCAGCGTGAGGGTGTCGTCCGGCGAGCGAATCACTTCCTTAGCATGCGCACCAACGGGCTGATCCGGGATACAgtgtttttgggtgacgtGCCACGCCAGCTGCAGTTGATTCAGCTTAGTGCCGGGTCCTTCCGGACGCCGTTTGCGAGTGGGTTCGATGCGCGGAATACGATGGCGCGTGACTTCCGCAGCGGGTGGATCGAGAAGCTGTAccagacgacgacgatgttTAAGGAGGGCGAGTTCCGGTTCGCCCGTATCCCGGAGCTTGAGATCGAGGTGCTGGAGTTGCCGTTTCAGGCTCGCAGCGATACGGTGCTTTGGATTATGCTGCCCGATCGGGACGCCGGGTTGGAGCGCATCGTGAAGGCACTGGAACCGGAGCACTTCGATGCGATTCAGGCACACTTTACGATGAAACGGGCCGATATCGTGGTGCCGGTGTTCGCCATCAAGACCGAGTTCAATGCGACGGACTTCCTGCGGGACACCATTGGGTTGGAGGCGTTGTTTCGGTTGCGGGAGTTGCGGTTCTTCGACGATCATGACTCAGCGCTGGATGGTGTGATGCACCGGGCTGCAATTTCCGTCCACGAGCGGTCGACCGAGGCGGGGAGTGTTGCGACGGTGCACAGTTTCAGCAAACGCAATGCACCGGTTCCGTACCATCAGTTCTACGTTGGGCGgtcgtttttatttgcgcttGTGAAGCGTTCCTCCAAGCAGCTGCTTTTCATCGGCCATCTTTACAAGCCGCATGATCTGGTCGAGGTTTGA